One window of the Cryptomeria japonica chromosome 7, Sugi_1.0, whole genome shotgun sequence genome contains the following:
- the LOC131044448 gene encoding L-type lectin-domain containing receptor kinase SIT2, with amino-acid sequence MVLPFHRWSPRLALLISLLFLLDFVHRAKTDDEAVPRPTTFVFNRFNGTDRLTLLGVATELRSESVLMLTNHSHFLMGRAFYSAPVQMKPHGINSTVSSFSTTFVFSMLPPPSDAGGHGITFLMSPSPTLSGALSAEYIGLLNFTSNGQDYNHLFAVEFDTSKNVEFLDPDDNHVGIDINNLQSVEAKFASYWDGKGFRALSLKSGRNIQAWIEYDHLKGKLYVSIIFAGLPKPQRPLISLDMDLSTIVEEEMYVGFSAATGNFVEDHYVMAWSFSTNGTAPPLDVSVLPSFANDDSSHLSNGFIAGVTAASAVLVFVTATGIVMWVRRTKEKEETVEDWELEYWPHRFPYEDLSVATNGFSEDQVLGHGGFGRVYHGVLPNSGVPVAVKCITREFGEGMKGFIAEITSMGRLQHRNLVQLRGWCRRQKQLFIVYDYMPNGSLDKLIFGNPTAVLRWCERYNILKGVAAGLLYLHEQWEKRVVHRDIKSSNVLLDSELNGRLGDFGLAKLYDHSENPQTTHVVGTLGYIAPELIHTGKATPSSDVFSFGALLLEVACGRRPVDPSNDAEQVVLVEWVWGLYTRESLLDAADPKLQGDYGVEEMERVLKLGLLCSHPAAERRPGIRLAWQILEVEAPLPPLDIASFSPAVMTPRGFFSSNGRASFCGSGSKSRHTSGLDNSFCSADSCSQSLTSGR; translated from the coding sequence ATGGTGCTTCCCTTCCACAGATGGAGCCCGAGACTGGCTCTTCTCATATCGCTACTTTTTCTGCTGGATTTTGTGCACAGAGCCAAAACGGATGATGAAGCTGTTCCGCGCCCCACCACTTTCGTTTTCAATCGCTTCAACGGAACGGACAGACTCACTCTGCTGGGAGTGGCTACAGAACTAAGGTCCGAATCGGTGCTCATGCTCACCAATCACTCGCACTTTCTGATGGGCCGCGCATTCTATTCGGCGCCTGTGCAGATGAAACCGCACGGGATCAACAGCACCGTTTCGTCCTTCAGCACCACCTTCGTTTTCTCTATGCTTCCCCCGCCCTCGGACGCCGGCGGCCATGGAATCACGTTTCTTATGTCGCCCTCGCCTACGCTCTCGGGTGCCCTCTCTGCTGAGTACATCGGCCTCCTCAACTTCACCAGCAATGGTCAGGACTACAACCATCTCTTCGCAGTAGAGTTCGACACCAGTAAGAACGTCGAGTTCCTGGACCCAGACGACAACCATGTCGGCATCGACATAAACAATCTCCAATCGGTTGAAGCAAAGTTTGCTAGTTATTGGGACGGGAAAGGTTTTAGAGCACTTAGTCTGAAAAGCGGCAGGAATATCCAGGCCTGGATAGAGTACGATCACTTGAAAGGAAAGCTTTATGTGAGCATCATATTCGCGGGTCTACCCAAACCGCAAAGGCCTCTCATCTCTCTCGACATGGACCTGTCGACGATCGTTGAAGAGGAGATGTACGTTGGGTTTTCCGCCGCCACGGGGAACTTTGTAGAAGATCATTATGTTATGGCCTGGAGCTTTAGCACCAATGGAACCGCCCCGCCTCTGGATGTAAGCGTTCTCCCTTCCTTTGCAAACGATGATTCGAGCCACCTCTCGAATGGGTTCATTGCAGGTGTCACCGCCGCTTCTGCGGTTCTGGTTTTTGTAACTGCGACTGGGATTGTGATGTGGGTAAGAAGAacgaaagagaaagaagaaacggTGGAAGATTGGGAGCTGGAGTACTGGCCCCACAGATTTCCCTATGAAGACCTCAGCGTTGCTACCAATGGTTTCAGTGAAGACCAAGTGTTGGGCCACGGGGGATTCGGTCGGGTTTACCATGGCGTTCTTCCCAACAGCGGTGTGCCGGTCGCCGTCAAATGCATTACGCGGGAATTCGGCGAAGGAATGAAGGGTTTCATTGCGGAGATCACGAGCATGGGGCGGCTGCAGCATCGGAATCTGGTGCAACTGCGGGGCTGGTGCAGGCGACAGAAGCAGCTCTTTATCGTCTACGACTACATGCCCAATGGCAGCCTCGATAAATTGATATTTGGAAACCCCACAGCAGTGCTGCGATGGTGTGAGAGATATAATATTCTCAAGGGGGTCGCTGCGGGTTTGCTGTATCTGCACGAGCAATGGGAGAAGAGGGTTGTCCACAGAGACATTAAATCGAGCAACGTTTTGTTGGACTCGGAGCTCAATGGAAGACTAGGGGATTTCGGGCTGGCTAAATTGTACGATCACAGCGAGAACCCGCAGACAACTCATGTGGTTGGGACGCTGGGGTATATAGCACCGGAGCTCATCCACACGGGGAAGGCCACGCCCAGCTCCGATGTGTTCAGCTTCGGTGCTCTGTTGTTGGAGGTTGCCTGCGGGAGACGGCCCGTGGATCCGTCCAACGATGCGGAACAAGTAGTTTTGGTGGAATGGGTTTGGGGATTGTACACCAGAGAGAGCCTCCTGGACGCAGCAGATCCCAAACTGCAAGGCGACTATGGAGTGGAAGAGATGGAACGAGTGCTGAAATTGGGACTTTTGTGCTCGCATCCGGCTGCAGAAAGGAGACCTGGCATACGGCTTGCATGGCAGATTCTGGAAGTGGAAGCTCCTCTGCCTCCTCTGGACATTGCCTCCTTTTCCCCTGCTGTAATGACTCCCCGAGGTTTTTTCTCTTCAAACGGCAGGGCTTCATTTTGCGGAAGCGGATCGAAAAGCAGACATACGTCCGGATTGGATAACTCTTTTTGCAGCGCTGACAGTTGTAGTCAGTCGCTTACCTCTGGCCGTTGA